The stretch of DNA CCCGCATGAGGGGCTCCACGCCGCCGTCGGCGCGCAGCCCGTCCACCTCCAACTCGCTCGAGCCGATCATGAAGTCCACGTGCGTGAGGCTGTCGTTGCCGCCCGCGGCGGCGAAGGCGGCGTCGTCCATCGCCGCGCCGCCCTCCAGGCAGACGCGGTAGGCACGGCCCACCGCGAGGTGGCTGGCCGCGTTCTCGTCGTAGAGGGTGTTGAGGAAGAGCTTGCCCGAGCGGGCGACCGGCGAGCTCTGCGGCACGAGGGCCACCTCGCCGAGTCGGCGCGCGCCGGCGTCCGTCTCGAGCAGCTTGTGCAGCACGGTTTCCTCGCGCTCGGCTCGGGCCTCCACCACCTGCCCGCCCGCGAAACGCAGGCGGATGCCCTCGATCAGGGTGCCCGCGTAGGCCAGCGGCATGCTCGCCGCCACCCAGCCTTCGGCCTGCTCGCGGTGCGGCAGGGTGAAGACCTCCTCGGTGGGCAGGTTGGCGATGAAGGGCAGGCCCTGCGGCGTGTGGCTGAGCCCGCCGAGCCAGCGGTGGTTCGCCGGCAGCCCGAGCTCGAGCGCGGTCCCCGGCCCGCGGTAGCGCAGCGCGCGGTACTGCCTGGCGTCGAGCTGCGCGCGCCGGGCGCGGAGCGCTTCCGCATGGGCCTGCCAGGCGGCGACCGGATTCGCCTGGTCGGCGCGGCAGATGCGGAAGATCTCCTCCCAGAGCGCGTCGATCGCGGCCGGAGCGGCCAGCTCCGGGTAGAGGCGCCGCGCCCAGGCCGCCACGGGCGCCGCGCAGATGCACCAGTTGATCTCCTTCGCGCTGATGCGACGGGCGAAGGGCTCGCTGTAGGCCTGCAGCCCGCGCTGCACCTGGGCGACGCGCTGCGGGTCCTGGCCCTTGAGCAGGTCGGGATCGCTGCCGCTGATGCGCAGCACGGCGTCGCCGCGGGCGCTGCCCTTGATCAGGGCGTCGGCGCTCCAGGTGGAGACCTCGGCGAAGGAGGCCTCGGGAGCGAGGCGGTAGCGCGCGAGCTGCACCTCGTCGTCGACGTAGAGCAGGTCGACGAGCAGGGCGCCGGCCGTGTAGGCCGCCTCGACCACCCGGCGCGCGAAGGCGGCGCACTCCAGAGGAGCGAGGAGCAGCAGGCGCTGCCCGGGCTGCAGCCCGACGCCGACCTGCACGGCCAATCGGGCGTAGTTGTCCAGCTTCTGCGCGAAACTGAGGCTCATTGGCGCTCCCCTTCCCGGGTCCGCCCGCGCTCGGGCGGGGGGCTGGCATCTCGTCGGCGCTGGCAGGGAGGGCAAGGCCCTGCCAACGTATCGGCTGGCACGCGGTTCCCGAGCCGGAGCCCGGGCTAGCCGGTTTGCGGGGGCGCGCCGCCCGGCGGCGCCTGGCCGCCGGGCACCGGCTGCGCCCAGCTGTTGCAGTAGCCGGCGGGGGCGATGGGTCCCTTGACCAGGGTACAGCTGCCGCAGGGCCCGGCCCCGCTCGCCGCCTTCCAGAAGTGGCAGTTGTCGCAGCGCTTGGCCTCGATGAGGGTCTGGCTGCGGTAGCCGTAGGTCACGCGCGTCTGGCGATCCTGCGCGCTGAGACCCGTGAGGTCGCTGCAGGGGTCGGCAGTTCGGCCGCCGCAGCCTGGGATCGCCGGCGCGCTCAACCCGAGGGTTGCCAACGCGCCCAGCTGCGCGAGGAAGCGCCGTCGATCGAGATCTTGGCTCGCCATCTGCTCTCCTTCGTCGGGCGGGCGGGAGCGCCCCATTAAGCCCCATCGCCCGCCGCCTGTAAACAGCCGGCTCAGAATCCGGAGGCGATCTCCGCATCGATCTTGCGGGCCGTGGCCCGCAGCGCGTCGGCGGGCTGCGCGGTACCCCGCATCACCTGCTGGATCGCCCCCTCCTCCAGGTACTTGCGACCGGCGAACCAGGCCGAGTGGCGCGGCTCGCTGACAGCGTGACCCAGCTGCGCGTAGGTCGCCGCCAGACCGGGGGTCGCCGCGAGCAGAGCCTGCATGTCGGGCTCCTCGAGGCAGCTCTTGCGCAGGGGCGCATAGCCGCTGGCCAGCGACCAGCGCGTCGCATTCGCCGTGTCGGTCAGGAAGCGGATGAACTGCCAGGCCCCCCGCTTCTGGGCCGCCGTCGCCTTCGCGAAGACGACGAGGTTGGTGCCCTGCACCAGCGCC from bacterium encodes:
- a CDS encoding aminopeptidase is translated as MSLSFAQKLDNYARLAVQVGVGLQPGQRLLLLAPLECAAFARRVVEAAYTAGALLVDLLYVDDEVQLARYRLAPEASFAEVSTWSADALIKGSARGDAVLRISGSDPDLLKGQDPQRVAQVQRGLQAYSEPFARRISAKEINWCICAAPVAAWARRLYPELAAPAAIDALWEEIFRICRADQANPVAAWQAHAEALRARRAQLDARQYRALRYRGPGTALELGLPANHRWLGGLSHTPQGLPFIANLPTEEVFTLPHREQAEGWVAASMPLAYAGTLIEGIRLRFAGGQVVEARAEREETVLHKLLETDAGARRLGEVALVPQSSPVARSGKLFLNTLYDENAASHLAVGRAYRVCLEGGAAMDDAAFAAAGGNDSLTHVDFMIGSSELEVDGLRADGGVEPLMRGGEWTQSANPRS